In Nitrospira sp., the sequence ACGCCTCTTTTCCCCATGATGGTTGAAGCAATGTCTACTCAAGTCATCCATTGATCGAACCACACTCCTCAAAACGACCAACATATGGGTGACGAGTACCCGTCGCATCTCCATCTCCTCATCACGAAGACAGGAAGATCGATGTCGACGATCGTGATCGATGTTCGCGCGTCAATCGGACGGCGTTCGTCATGAGCTCCAGCAGCTCACTGAAAGGATAGGGTTTACGAAGGATGCCGTACGCTCTTCCGAGGTCGGCCGTTTCTGACAAATTCGTATCGCCATCCAGCACAAGAATCGTGGGCATACCCGGCCAAACAAGCCGTACTAGCAAGATGAGACGAAATCCATTGATCTGGGGTATGTGATGAGCGCTAATCACCACATCGAACCGGCGTCGTTTCATCTCTTCCAGCGCTAGGGATTCCTCCGGCACCTGCTGGACATTGTATCCTTCACGCTCCAGCATTAGACTCAGTACGTTCCGCTGGTCGTCGTCGTGCTCGACGATCAGCACTCTTCTGCCACACCCAGTCATGGCGACCTCCTTGATAATCCCCCATAGCGATGCATGACGCACACTCCTGCGCACCTCGGTGAACCGGGCTCCATGGTCCTGCGGCAGTGAGTGGTCCTCAGCGATGTCGATGCACTTATGCGCAAGTTGTCCCTAGCTTTATTCCATGTGATGGAACTCCGACTTCGATGTTGCGACGTGCTGCTCCACGTGGCGAGTGATTCTTCAGCCGATTGGTATAAATTGCCGCATCCTCGATGTTTCCACAGTTGACACATCGCGATCCTTGCAGCTCGCTCGGAACAGCCTGTCCCGTGACGTCAGAGATTGGCTCAATGACCATGAACCCACTGCAGCGTCCACATGTCAAGGTCTCACCTCCATTTCCGTTGCCGCTCGGAAGGAACCAATTCCATGATTCGATAAGCGACGTCCTGCTACCGGCCAAAACGCATGTCTGAGCCCGTGTGGAATTCCTCACGAGCCTGCCCCGTTGAGTGATCAGTCCCGGGGTTGATCAAAATCGGCACATTCAGTTTGTCCGGTAGCAGCACAAACTTAGAGTTCGAGCTGTCATAGAGCTTGAACCGGAGATATTCCGGGGTCAGCGTCTTGGTAATGGTTTCCTGCGCTTTCGCCTGACCAACCGACCGAATTCTTAGACCTTCCGCCTCGCCTTCGGCTCGAATACGGATAGAATCTCCCTCACCTTTGGCACGACGGCGAGCAATCTCTGCATCCTTTTCGGCGATAATGAGCTCGAATTCTTTTTGTTCCTTCTCCTGTTCTTTTGCTTGCTTGCGTTCCACAGCCTCCAGGACGACCCTGGCCAGATCGATATCGGCCAGAGCAACGCTGGCCACTTCGAGATGACGGCCTTTAAGTTTATCGACCACAACCGCCTGTACTTTGCTGGCAATTTCCGAGCTTTTCTCGGGTACACTGACCATGGGATAGTTGGAGACAACACTTCTGACCGCCGCCAATAGCTCCGGTCTGACGACGCGAGGATAGTAATCTGGTCCGATCTCCTGGGCGAGGAAATATATCTCCTCGGGAATCGGCCTCAGAATAATGGCTGCTTTGAGGACGACAAGCAGGTCGTCCAAGCTCAGTGCGTCGACCTCTTCGGTGTAACTGCGCACCTGCACGTCGTACAGGTAGATGTCGTTCCAAGGTGCCCGCCAATAGAACCCGCTCTTGAGTGTTTCGGTGGTCAGGCCTTCGGTCAAAGGATACCAGCGCAATCCTCGCTGACCTGGCGCGACGGTGGTCCCGCAAGCTTGCAGTGAACCCAATATCATGACAAGAAGCATGACCTTCGCAACATAACGCATGGTCCCTCCTTTTCTGCCGAACGAGGGCTGCGGTCGGCCTATGGAAATCCTGACCGCGGGACAGAAGGTGGCCTCGACTCGCCAAGCTTTTCCCACTTCCCTGCACGGTCGACCATCAACACCAAGAAAACCAGTAATATAAGAAAACCTACGACCTCAATGCTCCGATGGTTGTCTCGTCTTTCTATGTCTTATAAGGAAGACGCCGCTACTGCCGAATCTCTCGGTGTTGCCTCTCCCATACCTCTTGCAGCAGGATGATCTTACTGAAGGAGAGATCTGCCACAAACTCGCGCAGCTGCTTAGTTTCTTCCTCGATTTGCCGTTTTTGTCTCGCAGCTACGACCCGCCTCTTGGAATATCTAGCATCTGCCATTGGCTTCCCTCCTCATTAGTGTTATGGAATTCGAAAATGCGCCGCTGTCAGTACCGGCAGAGTGGAGCAGGGTTGATGAGTTGGTTGAACGGGTCAGACCGAGACGCAGGTGACGGAGCTTCAGCTGCAGTTGTTCGAACGACTTGCCATAGACCTGATAGTCAGGATGGGCTTTCGGATAACCACGCCAAATCTCTTGATCTGGAAGAAACGTGTAGTCCATCAATTCCATGCTGGATCAACAGGCTAAAAGAGAGTTTTCATTTGTGCGTTATCTCATCAGACCACTACTGCGGCTCTGACGCGTGCGATCCGCTGCGTTCTGATTGATTGCCGCTCCCGTCTGCTATTAGTCGTCGACCACCTGCCTTGATAAAGAGCAAACGCAATGCCAGTAATGAAAGTGAATTGCCGGCCTATCCGTGGAGAGAGTTTTCAGTTTTTCGTCTTTGGTTGGTTGTAACACCGGAGGACATCGGGCATACCTGCATGACAGCCTGACATGATGTGCCACAAAGACACAGAGACGAGATGATGGTGTGATGATAAATATATAAGAATGAAGCTCAGAAACAGAGCTATCCTGCCTTGCTCTAAAGCAGTCTAACTTTTACCCCTACCGAGAGTTATTTGCTAAATTGCAAAGTGAAGACTGGGATTGTCGTTGAAGCGGGCATCGGGCGGCTGCCCGCTGCGAAGGAGATTAGTTAGGGAGAAAATGATGAGGAGTATCCCACGCCTTTACATTGGCTTGACTTGTTGAAACGGTTGAAACGACGCTCAGGAGTCGGATTGCTTTTCAAAAGCACACTGTGTACATTGTGCGAGGTCGCTCGTGTAAATACGTATTCTGCAGCATCAGACTCAACGGGTTCTGCTCATCTTCGTTATGCTCGATGATCAGGACTCGCTGCCCATACCCGGTGATGTCGACCTCCGTCGTCACTTCCGGACCGACTCGTCGCCTCTTCTTCACGAGCCTGTGGAGTCCGTTGTCTGGTTATCCTGACCACCACCGGTTGACAAGGTCTCCCCTTTGCCCTCTTCCTGACAGAAGGTTCGGTTCTCCAGGGGGTAATGTTGTCCCATGGAGCCTTCATAATAATTGTTGGTATCGAACCCTTCTGTCTTCCAGATGTGAAGACATTGCGCAACAAGATGCGGCACAACCCTCGGCATCTTGCCAATCATCTCTGGGCTTGAACCCTCCGTCGCTCCGACGACGGCAAGCTGATTGCCGACCTGTAGTATGTCGGCGTCCGGAAAGCCGTGAAAAACGATCGCGAATTCGAAGGCGCCTTCCCGTCTGAGGCTCGTAGGCCCATACCCTAGATACTTGTCGATTGGCTGCTCCTGGGCGAGAATCACGACACCATCCGGCTTCCGAAGAACCTGGGTGATCTGTCCCCCCAATTCCACCTTGTGGGAAATGAAGCTGGCGCCGGACGGGTAGGATGTCTGGGCTTTCCACGCCTTGACGGCAACCGTGTCAGTTTCGATATCTTTCGTGATCTCTGGAGGAAACGCGGGTGGGGTTGTGCAGGCGGCTAATAATACGCACATCATGAATAAGCCTATTGGACGCATGTGAGGCTCCTTTCTGAGGTCAACCGGAGGGGAGAAGAAGTTCTCGCCTCGCATTCTTGAACGAATTCGATCCCTTCAGCCAGGAGGAGCTCGAATTGTTTCGGTTCCTTCTCCTGTTCCTTGGCCTGCTTACGCTCGACGTCATCCAGGACGACCTTGGCCAGTTCGATATCGGCCATGGCGATGCTTGCCACTTGGAGATGACGGCCTTTGAGTTTTTCTGCCACTACCGCCTCCACCCTGCTTACGATTTCTGAACCGTGCTCCAGCACAGTAACCATGGGATAGTGGGAGACGGCGCTCCGGATGGCGGCCAGCAACTCTGGTTTGGCGACGCGAGGATAGAATTCTGATCCTATGTCCTGGGCCAGGAAGTACACCTCGTCGGGAATCGGTCTCATGACAATGACGGTCTTGAGGATGACCGGCAGGTGGTCTGAACTTAAGGCCTCGATCGTTTCGGTGTAACTGCGCCATTGCACGTTGTACAGATAGATTTGGCTCCATGGCACCCGCCAATAGAATCCGCTCTTGAGTGTTTGGGTGGTTAAACCACCGGTCAAGGGATTCCAATGTACCCCCCGCTGACCAGGGTGGACAGTGGTCCCACAGGCTTGCAGTGAGAGCAGGACCAGGACAAGAAATGGGGCCTTCGTAAGATAGCGCATCATTCTTCCATCTCGCTCAAGCGTGGACTTCTGATTGCCCCCGTCAGATTCCGACCATTCGATGAACGGAATCTACGACTCGTGTCATCTTGCTCTGGCAACGCGATGTTACTGAGATGAGGAGCAAGACCCGCACCCTAAACGGCAGAATCGCGCGATATTCAAGTGCCTGGTTTTATTGGGTGAATTTCCATGACGAGGTTGAAGGAAATATTCGAGCGGAGGATTGATTTTAGAAATCGCACTGTGTACAGTGTGCGATAGCGCGCGTTTTCATGCGTGAGTGCGTGGAAGAAAAGCTCACAGCCAAAAGAAGTTGGATGAGCGTAGGAGCCTGGGCCTTACAGTCATTAAAGACGCTTCTGTCCCGTCTCCGTTACCGTTTCATGATTTGTTGGTGATTAGGAGAGACTGCGACAGATGATCAACTTATAGGGGAGGGATGGGTCATGGATACATTCTCATGGCTGAGTCCAGCAGTCGCAGATACCCTGTTGCCCAACAGGGACTTGGCAAGGATTGTGATTCGGATCATAGCGATAACGCTCGCGTTGTCGCTGCCGGCGTGCCTGCACGCGGGAGAGACGGGGCATAGCACATGGGGTTATGACGGGGATCATGGACCGCTTCATTGGGGCAAGCTCGGGCCGGAATCTTCCCTCTGTGAAAAAGGCATGAACCAATCACCGATCGATCTGTTGCGCACCCGCAAGACGACACTTGACGATATTCAGTTTTCTTATAGAGACGCGCCCTTCCATGTGGTCAACAACGGGCATACGTTGCAGGAAGTCGAACCGCTTTCAGAAACAGCCAAGTCCCGTTACCCCAAGCACGGCCAGACGGTGCTCCATTTTGACAAGGACAGCGCTATCGTGTTCGACGAAGACCTCTACTTGCTCGAACAATTTCATTTCCATACTCCGAGCGAGCACACGGTGGATCATAGACATTACCCGATGGAACTGCATCTGGTGCATCACAATGAGCGGCATGAAGCGGCGGTGGTTGCCGTCTTCATGGAAGAGGGGAAACACAATCCGTTTTTCGAGACATTTTTGGAGCATGCTCCTACCAAGGTCGGGGAAGTCATGGATGACCATAACCATACCGTCAATCCGATAACTCTCTTACCTGAACGGCGTTCCTACTACCTATACTCCGGTTCCTTCACCACTCCACCCTGTTCAGAAGGCGTCATCTGGATGGTCATGCACGATACCATCGAAGTCTCCGCTGAACAGATCCAGAAGTTCCGCACGCTCGTGGGACACGATAATGTGCGGCCGACTCAACCTTTGCATAAACGCTTCGTGCTGGAGACGAATTTCGCAAATGCAGCGACCGCGACGAAGAAGTGACTTTGATAGGCTTTGGTTGCGAATCTCTCGGAGGTCTCAGAACGTACGCAATGGTTCCAAGGGACGGAACATTGATGCCTAGAGGCTCTACACACTCTCATTCGTCGGTACCGTTGCCAACGTGAGAGTGTGTACACCTTCACTCACGAGTGAGATGAAGAACGGTGCTTGACCAGCAACGGCTGCTCATTGATTACCCGAACGAACCGCGTGATCACTAGCTCACCCTAAGTTCCATACATCCAAGCTGTATAGTTGGCGGGTTCACGTAGACGGGCAAAGCGACCGTAGGTCCTTCTGCCGTGCTTTCTTTCCGTCATATGTGAAGAAGCCGACGCTCTCCCGTGTGGTGTTACCGCTGGGCAAACGAAGCGGCTCTTCTTCCATCACGGACCGGCTCGTCACGCAAGGACCTACAGGTTGATGAAAAAATTTAATAAGATGATGTGGTTCATCTGGTTCGCAAGATCAGGAATCGACTTGCTGTTGAGGAGCTGATTTTGGTAACCGAAGTCCATATTGAAATTTTTTGAAAACGTCCGGTTGATGCCGATAAAAAAACGATTTTGATCGAATCCGGCTTCTGGTCCTCTGCGACCTTGGACCGTGTTGAGGTTGATAAACACCTCGTCGTAGGTGGCAAAGGCCCACTGCGGAGCCTTGGGCAAGGGATACAGTCCCCGCCACAGCAGACGGAGCCGCACCGCAGTACCGGCTGCATCTTCGATCCAGCGTTCTTCCAGGCGAACGCGGCTCAGAGTGTTCCAAGATTGGAACTTGTGCACATAGTTGGCCTGTTGATAGATCCGGTTTTCTTCGAAGAAGGACGACTGAGATGGTGTATGCGGCACATTAAAGTTGCCGACCCAGGCATAGCCTTGCCAGATGGAGAGCTTCTCCGTCAGCTGATAGCCAACCGCCGGACGGAGTAAGAGCTGACCGATATCGCCGGCATCGTCGAGATCGAAGAAGCGTGGGTTGACTTCCATGTAGGCGTAAAACGACTTGGGCAGCTTCACCGTCATGAAAACAGGTGCCCAGAGGCCAAAGTCCTGTTTGAATGTCGAGGGGGACTGGGCGAAGGTTATCGCGTTCAGAAGGAGACTCCACACGAAGACCCAGATGCTGATGACGCCCGTGAACTTACGTGTTCGCTGATTTGCCGCTTGCTGCATAACCACCTCCTAAACCGGATGCATGCTCGGTGCTTTCGAGGTCTTCCGTCGCCGACTCTCGTGGCAAGCGATCTCCCTTCTTGGATTACTTAGGTCACGATGACTCTTTGTCGAGCAGGGACCCAACGTGAGAACGTTATCTCGGGCACAATGTTGTACCGCTTCCAGTAAGAAATCGCTAGCCAAAAATTTGAACAGAGATCATCAGCTGCCATGGATTGAGCGCAGGAAACGACAGGGTCGTCTGAAGGCGCTTAGGCGGATGGCCTTCGTCTACGTCGAGATGGGCTAGGAGCGATGCTCCATGGCTTTTTCCGAGTTATGAGGAGGGGATGGAACTGGAGAAGAAGGGATCAGCATGAAGTGAGGAGTCGAACGAGTGAGAGTGTCCTTCGGGAAATCTCTGTGCCCTCCTTCACATGGGAGAGAGCTTCGAGCTACAATCTGCGTTCGCTTTGTGAAGCAGGTGTGCTTTCCGGTGATTCGACATGAACTGGCTCGTCTTCGGTCTGCCTATGGCGTCGCATTTCCATTCGTAGTTCTTGTGTCATTTCTTCCGTTCTCCTCCAAGCCCACTGCCAGGTTTGTGCAAAGCCGACCAGTGCGAAACTGACGGTCAAGTAAACGGCGATCCCGGCTTGATCCTCCAGATCTGTAAAGCTAAGGGAATAACGGGGATGAATGAAAACCCAATTGGCAATCAGGCCACCTAAGACAACGGCCACCAACGACGGTCCTATCCCGCCATACCAGGTGGTAACTGCTATTGCGACGAGGAATGCGGCATAGGCTAGGCGGTCGTCGAGGTAAGAATCAAGAGACAAACGCAGGACAAACGCAAGGAACGTTGCACCGATGGCCATACCATACTCTTTACCCGACTGCGGGCTGAGCGGGGTCCATCCCCTTTCTGGCCGCTGCGGCGGGTGTTTCGAATCTTTGCCCATGATGTCTGCCGTTGCGTCAGCTCGCAACGCCGTCTGCGAGAAGGCTCCGTTCGTCAGTTCTCTACGTCGTTCTCGATATGTGAAAGTAACGCATCCATTGCAAGGATCCCATCAATGAACCGTAGGGTATAACATCATAAGGAACGCGCACTGGAGCATACGCCAACGGCACAGCCAATGGAAGCAGGGAACTGAGTCCTCTAAAATCTTACCGATCCGGCGCGTACTGCGATATCCGGTTTTGCGTCCTCGTTCGGCATCTTAATGGACCGTGCTCCCTTGCTGCGATCAGGCGTGAGGGCAGAACTTCATCGCTCGGTCAGGTTTTCAACGACAGGCCAGCCATTCTAGCTCGGCGAAATCGAGGAGAGCTTTATCTTGGTGAATCCGTGAGCTTTTTCAAGCGCCGATCCAGCGAGAATCGGGTGAGGCCAAGTTGCTTGGCCGCCAAACTTTTGTTGTAGTCCGCCAGCCGAAGGACTTCTTCGATGATGGATTCTTCGATTCGCTCCAGCGTGTGCTTTCCCACTTGCATCTCAATGCGGATCACACGCTCAGCTCCTTGGGAAACAGACATGGTGGTGTGACCGACCTGTTCATGTAGTTCTCGCGGTAGATAGTTCGCCGTCAAGGTTTGTCCCGAACAGAAAATCATGGCTCGTTCCAGAGTGTTTTCCAGTTCTCGAATATTCCCGGGGTATGCATATCGCTCCAACATTGCGCGAGCCTCTGAATCCAATTCGGGGACAGGTTTTCCGAATTCCTGCGCAAAGCGCACGATCGTCTTTCGGCAGAGGGGTATGATATCCTCGAACCTCTTACGAAGCGGAGGGATCTCAAATGCCACGACATTGAGACGAAAATAGAGATCTTCTCGAAAGGTTCCTCGTTCCACCTCCTTCTTGATTTCTCGGTTCGTCGCAGTGATGAGACGGAAATCCGCCCCGAGATCGTCAGTTCCCCCGAGCCGCCTGAAGGATCGTTCTTGAATCACTCGCAGCAGCTTTGCCTGCATCGTCAGATCGAGATCTCCGATCTCGTCAAGAAACAACGTGCCGCCTTCTGCCTTTTCGAGTAAACCGAGCTTGCGCTGATTGGCACCGGTAAAGGCTCCACGCTCATATCCGAACAGTTCACTCTCAAAGAGGTCCTTGGGAATCGCAGTACAGTTGACCCCCACGAATGGAGCCGATGCCCTCGGCCCATTGTGATGGATCACCCGTGCCATGAACTCTTTCCCTGTTCCTGTCTCGCCCAGCAACATCACGGTAGGTTTTGGATTCTCCGCCACTTCGCGTACTTGTTCGAGCAATTGTTTCATCGCACGGCTGTGAGCCTCGACGTTACTCAGATGGTACCGGTTGAGCTGTCCATCGATTTCCAATTCCAGGCGACGGCGTAATTTCAGAATTTCGATCGCACGGGTGACGACCGCCTCCACTCCTTCAAGATCGACCGTTTTGATCAAGAAATCGTACGCTCCCAATTTCATGGCTTCCACCGCATCCTGCACCGTCCCATACGCGGTCAGCATGATGACGATGGCGGAGGGAGCAAGTTGACGCACGTGTTTGAGGGCATCAAGGCCGCTGATGCCGGGCATCTTCAGATCGAGCAGCACAAGCTCAGGGAGCTTGTGCTCAAGCTCTTGCAACAACACCTCGCCGGATTCGTAACCGGTAGCGAAATGTCCTTGTCTGTTCAGCCGCTTGACGATGGCCGTGCGAATGACTTGTTCGTCGTCGACCACAAAAACGACTGTATGCATGGGTCAAACCCTTTCCAATGCGGTTTTTTGCTCCAACGGTAACCAGATGCCGACAATCGTACCCTTTCCGACTTCGCTGGTGACATACATGTTCCCCTCATGGCTTTCGACGATATTCTGACAGATCGACAAGCCCAATCCTGTCCCATGTTTTTTCCCGGAGGTCACGAATGGTTGAAACACATTCGGGAGGAGTTCCGGCGCAATGCCCACACCTTGGTCTTTGACTTGAATCACCAAACCGGGCCTTTCCTCCCGGAATAATTCATGCCCAGTGATCTCGATGGGAGGGCCACCCTTCGGGGTGGCATCAATTGCGTTGTCCACGATATTCAAGAGTACCTGTCTCAGGAGGTCTCGATCGGCGATGAATTCGCTGATCATGGGTGAAATCGTGACCTTGATCGTGAGCTGCTTCTCCTCCAACCGGAGTTTCAACATTTTGGACACCTCACCGGCGAGCCGGTTGAGATCGATGCCTGTCGGCGCAGGTCGGCGCGGCCGTGCATAGTCCACGATCTGATTGACGATTCGATCCAATCGCCGAGTCTCCGACAAGATCACTTCGATGTCCTTTCGCTTCGGATCGCCGGATTCGAAGTCATCCAACAATACCTTGGCTGTCGAACCGATGCCCACCAGTGGATTCCTAAGCTCATGGGCGATGCCGGCCGCAACTTGTCCCAACGTCGCCAACTTTTCCGCTCGCCTTAATTGCAATTGCAGATTGTCGAGGGTCGTAATGTCGATATTAAAGCCTACGTATACGACATCGGGACTCTCAAAATCCATGATCGGCACACGTTGACTCAACACCGTTCGGATACTACCGTCATCTTGAAGTAAGCGGAAAATGATTTCACAGGGTCTCCCCGCGGCTACGGCTTCTGAAAATGTCGTGAAAACACGGTCGTGATCTTCAGGATGCATCCGTTGGCGGAATGTCTCGGGATCAACATTGGATTCAGGGTCCAGCCCCGCCAACTGCTGATTGTAACGATTGCTGAACGTGACTCTGACTCCTTTTGTCATAAAGATGCCGAGCGGTGCGTGATCCACGAGACCTCGATACTTCGCCTCGGAAGCGGACAAGTGCGCATTCAGTTTCTTGAGGGTGGCTGCTGACTGCTGGACTTCATCGAGATCCTTGCGGATCTGCAAACTCATCTTTTTCATCACGGTGGTGAGTTCCCCGATTTCGTCTTTCCGGTCAAAGACAGGAATGGAGGGAATCGTCTGGCTAGCCGTCGAACCTACGACCTTTGATAAGGCTGTTAATGGAGTTGCGATGGAATGGGCAATGAGCGCCAGCGCGAGGATGACGAGGCAGAGGGTCACCAGCCCGCCTCCGAGAATGAGAAAGCGTGTCCACGTCCGATCGTAGCTCAACCGAGACAGCTCCTGCTGCTGCATGCCGTGTTGCTCTTGATCAAACCACGCCATCCATTTCCGAACCTCAAGCATGACCTCTCGACTTCGTCCCTCGCGAACATACTGAATGGCATCGGTCCGATTTCCCTGCTGCATGCGTTGCAACAGTACTTCTTTTTCCAAAAACGACTTCTTCACCAGAGTGCGAATGGCTTCGAATCGTGCATGCTGGGCTGGAAGTTGGATTTCCAGCTCGTGGTCCATTTCCATGACGCTTCTCCGCCCCTCCTGAAAGCGCGTCAGGTATCGATCGTTCTCAGAGATGACATAGCCCAGAAATGCCGTTTCCAAATCAGCTATGGAGCGCATGTATTGGGCTGCCGTCTTTTGAAGCTGGTAGAGGTGTGTCAGACGTTCTTCATCCTGTATAAAATTCTGAACATCCAGATAGGTCATCATGCTGAATAACATCAGAAAGACAAAGGGAATGGCCGGAATGAGAAGAAGCTTGGGAAGGATGGGGAGATCGTCTAAGAACTTCTGAGGAAAACCTCGTGGCATAAAAACTCCCATGACACCTGAGCACTGCCGACCATGTACCGCCCGCCCGCGTCAACTGGCAAAGGCCGCAAGGCTTCAATGCGCTCCTGGGAGGTCACTGCTGGTCAACGTCTTGCCCATGCACAGCATCATCGCCCGTTCTATAATGTTCTGAAGCTCTCGCACATTGCCAGGAAATAAGTACCGTTGAAGCGTTGCCGCGGCTTTCGGATCAATATCGGTCACCTCTTTCCCGAGTTCCAGTCCATACTTCATCATGAAGAGCTTGGCGAGGGGTACGATATCCTCGGTACGGTCCCTGATCGGCGGTACGACGAATGGCATCGCATTGAGCCGAAAAAAGAGATCCTCTCGAAAACGTCCTTCCGACACTTCCTCCTTAAGATTCCGGTAGGAAGACGCGATCACGCGGAAGTCTCCGGAAATATCTTCGACTCCACCCAGACGACGAAACATTCGATCCTGCACGATCCCTACCAGCTTCCCCTGCATCACGAGGTCGAGATCACCGATCTCGTCGAGAAACAGAGTGCCGGTTTCCGCTTGATCCAGCAGACCGAGCTTTCTCCGTTCCGCCCCGGCGAAGGCGCCTCGTTCATACCCAAAAAGGTCGCGCTCGAATCGCATGGATGAAAGGGAGGTGCAACTGATCTTCACGAACGGCCCCTTCGCGCGCGCGCTGTTATGGTGAAGGACACGGGCTAAGAATTCTTTCCCAGCTCCGGTTTCCCCCATCACGAGTACGGGCACATTCGGGTTCTGAGCCACTTCCCGCACCTGAATCAGCAAGGCTCTCATCGTCAGGCTATGGGCGATCAGGTTGGTCAATTGATATTGATTGGCTTCGTGTTCGATGTTGTAGGACACGCGCCGCTTCAGCAGAATATGTTCAAGAGCCCGGTTGACGACCGGCTCCAGCGTTTCAAGATCGACCGTTTTGATAAGGAAATCAAATGCACCGAGCTTCATGGCCTCAACCGCATCCTCTACCGTTCCATATGCGGTCAGCAGGACGACGAGGGCATCGCAGCCTTTGGGACGAAGCGCTTGCAGAACCTCAATTCCGGTCATGCCGGGCATCTTCAGGTCGAGCAAGATCAAGTCGGGCACATCCTCTTCTACCGCGGCGAGTAGTTCTTCGCCGGATTGAAACGACCGAATCCGGTGCTGCATACGAGAAAGCAGTTTTTCGAGCGCGTTGCGATATGCAGCTTGGTCGTCGACTACGAAAATACTCGCTTGCATCATGGGCGATCCTCCCATGGCATGCTACTGTATGCGAGGTTGCGCGGCAAGATGTTTGACGAGGACTACCTCATTAGATCGAGGATTCATGACAGCGGCTGGACAGACATCTTTGGAATCAGGCTGGGAAACTTCGGCTGAAAACTTAGAGAGGACTCCAAAGCCTCAGTTGCGAGCCTTCACCCATAGGCCATGGCATCATCCGATTGGCTCACTCGGTAAGCGAATCGGTGGTCTGAATGAGAAAGGAAATGCTGAGTTCCAAGGATCACGCAGTTATGACCCTCCTTCAGTTGTTGCTCTCGATACCGATGCAAATACTCCATCGCAGTGTGGTCCACCACATGCCCAGCCAAGATGATCATGAAGTTGTCTCTTTGATTAGGGAGGGCCTTGAGTTTCTCATCGAGTTTCAACAGATTCATGCAGCTGAGCGATGAGAGGTAGATCTTGTAGGGATGCTTCATATTTTTGGCCGCGACACTCATGACGGGGAGAGATCCTTTTCTATGGGTGCGCCCATCTCCAATTCGGATTATCGGATCGCGGAACAACTCTCTAAATGCAGCCCAGAGGCGGGTAGAGAAAGATGCTGTGTGACCGGCATGGGATTCCTGCTCAATCGTCAGCGCCTTTACCACATCAAAGCAAAGCACGAGCATCTTCGTCACGGTTCCGGCGATTACTCCGGACAAGATGTCTGATGTGGAGAGTGTGACCGCGACACAGACGGTCGCGACCAGGAGTTGCTCGACCCCGATCGAAAAAACCTTCAAAAAGATTCTCGGCGCACACAGTTTCCATCCGATAAAGACGAGCAACGCAGCCAGGACGGTGAGAGGGATTCTGTTGATTAGGTCGGTGCCGACCCATACAAAGAGCGCCAGGAAGAGGGCGTGGTAGAAATTCGCCCATAGAGTACGTCCTCCTGCGATGACGTTTGCCGTACTCTTGATTCCCCCTGGAATAATCGTCAATCCGCCGACTAACCCAGAGAGGATGTTGGATACACCCATGGCCCGAAGGGTGAC encodes:
- a CDS encoding response regulator, coding for MTGCGRRVLIVEHDDDQRNVLSLMLEREGYNVQQVPEESLALEEMKRRRFDVVISAHHIPQINGFRLILLVRLVWPGMPTILVLDGDTNLSETADLGRAYGILRKPYPFSELLELMTNAVRLTREHRSRSSTSIFLSS
- a CDS encoding prohibitin family protein; translated protein: MRYVAKVMLLVMILGSLQACGTTVAPGQRGLRWYPLTEGLTTETLKSGFYWRAPWNDIYLYDVQVRSYTEEVDALSLDDLLVVLKAAIILRPIPEEIYFLAQEIGPDYYPRVVRPELLAAVRSVVSNYPMVSVPEKSSEIASKVQAVVVDKLKGRHLEVASVALADIDLARVVLEAVERKQAKEQEKEQKEFELIIAEKDAEIARRRAKGEGDSIRIRAEGEAEGLRIRSVGQAKAQETITKTLTPEYLRFKLYDSSNSKFVLLPDKLNVPILINPGTDHSTGQAREEFHTGSDMRFGR
- a CDS encoding Slp family lipoprotein, whose translation is MRPIGLFMMCVLLAACTTPPAFPPEITKDIETDTVAVKAWKAQTSYPSGASFISHKVELGGQITQVLRKPDGVVILAQEQPIDKYLGYGPTSLRREGAFEFAIVFHGFPDADILQVGNQLAVVGATEGSSPEMIGKMPRVVPHLVAQCLHIWKTEGFDTNNYYEGSMGQHYPLENRTFCQEEGKGETLSTGGGQDNQTTDSTGS
- a CDS encoding prohibitin family protein, translated to MMRYLTKAPFLVLVLLSLQACGTTVHPGQRGVHWNPLTGGLTTQTLKSGFYWRVPWSQIYLYNVQWRSYTETIEALSSDHLPVILKTVIVMRPIPDEVYFLAQDIGSEFYPRVAKPELLAAIRSAVSHYPMVTVLEHGSEIVSRVEAVVAEKLKGRHLQVASIAMADIELAKVVLDDVERKQAKEQEKEPKQFELLLAEGIEFVQECEARTSSPLRLTSERSLTCVQ
- a CDS encoding carbonic anhydrase family protein, whose protein sequence is MDTFSWLSPAVADTLLPNRDLARIVIRIIAITLALSLPACLHAGETGHSTWGYDGDHGPLHWGKLGPESSLCEKGMNQSPIDLLRTRKTTLDDIQFSYRDAPFHVVNNGHTLQEVEPLSETAKSRYPKHGQTVLHFDKDSAIVFDEDLYLLEQFHFHTPSEHTVDHRHYPMELHLVHHNERHEAAVVAVFMEEGKHNPFFETFLEHAPTKVGEVMDDHNHTVNPITLLPERRSYYLYSGSFTTPPCSEGVIWMVMHDTIEVSAEQIQKFRTLVGHDNVRPTQPLHKRFVLETNFANAATATKK
- a CDS encoding DUF2490 domain-containing protein, which codes for MQQAANQRTRKFTGVISIWVFVWSLLLNAITFAQSPSTFKQDFGLWAPVFMTVKLPKSFYAYMEVNPRFFDLDDAGDIGQLLLRPAVGYQLTEKLSIWQGYAWVGNFNVPHTPSQSSFFEENRIYQQANYVHKFQSWNTLSRVRLEERWIEDAAGTAVRLRLLWRGLYPLPKAPQWAFATYDEVFINLNTVQGRRGPEAGFDQNRFFIGINRTFSKNFNMDFGYQNQLLNSKSIPDLANQMNHIILLNFFINL
- a CDS encoding DUF4118 domain-containing protein, encoding MGKDSKHPPQRPERGWTPLSPQSGKEYGMAIGATFLAFVLRLSLDSYLDDRLAYAAFLVAIAVTTWYGGIGPSLVAVVLGGLIANWVFIHPRYSLSFTDLEDQAGIAVYLTVSFALVGFAQTWQWAWRRTEEMTQELRMEMRRHRQTEDEPVHVESPESTPASQSERRL